One Gloeobacter morelensis MG652769 DNA window includes the following coding sequences:
- a CDS encoding HipA family kinase, producing the protein MGIRTVNATRYVTPLREGGSLPAIVEADDDGMYVLKFRGAGQGPKALVAELVAGEIARACGLPVPEIVFVELDPELARTEPDPEIQHLISASAGLNLALDYLPGSVTFDPVAVQPDADLASAIVWFDAYVTNVDRTPRNTNMLMWHRRLWLIDHGAALYFHHTWKNYLERSREPFAMIKDHVLLRFADTLGEADLQMTGRVTPEVIDGVIRCIPDAWLTGDSPFVNGEQHREAYRGYLRRRLELPRPFLEEAIRARTGCL; encoded by the coding sequence ATGGGCATCAGAACGGTAAACGCCACGCGGTACGTGACGCCCCTGCGCGAGGGCGGTTCGCTGCCGGCCATTGTCGAAGCGGACGACGACGGCATGTACGTGCTCAAATTCCGCGGCGCCGGCCAGGGACCCAAAGCCCTGGTTGCCGAGCTGGTGGCAGGCGAAATCGCCCGCGCCTGCGGTTTGCCTGTGCCTGAGATCGTTTTTGTCGAACTCGACCCCGAACTTGCCCGCACCGAGCCCGACCCGGAAATCCAACACCTTATCAGCGCCAGTGCCGGCCTCAACCTCGCCCTCGACTACCTGCCCGGGTCGGTCACCTTCGACCCGGTGGCGGTCCAACCCGACGCGGATCTCGCCTCTGCAATCGTCTGGTTCGACGCCTACGTGACCAACGTCGACCGCACCCCCCGCAACACGAACATGCTGATGTGGCACCGGCGGCTCTGGCTTATCGATCACGGCGCGGCCCTCTACTTTCACCACACCTGGAAGAACTACCTGGAGCGCAGCCGGGAGCCTTTTGCCATGATCAAAGACCACGTCTTGCTCCGGTTTGCCGACACTTTGGGCGAGGCGGACTTGCAGATGACCGGGCGGGTTACACCGGAGGTTATCGACGGCGTGATCAGATGCATTCCCGACGCCTGGTTGACCGGGGACTCTCCCTTTGTCAATGGCGAACAGCATCGAGAAGCCTATCGAGGGTATCTGCGCAGACGATTGGAGTTGCCGCGCCCATTTTTGGAGGAGGCGATCCGTGCACGGACCGGTTGCCTATGA
- a CDS encoding DUF3037 domain-containing protein, translated as MHGPVAYDYATIRLVPRVDREEFINVGVIVSCPARAFLQAYIALDEKRALALDPTLDLEAIRMHLGTIPAVCAGGEQAGPLGCLSQRERFYWLIAPRSTVIQISPSHRGLCHDPAAVLEHLLETMVQSPPKETL; from the coding sequence GTGCACGGACCGGTTGCCTATGATTACGCGACGATTCGCCTCGTACCCAGAGTCGATCGCGAAGAATTCATCAACGTCGGGGTAATCGTTTCATGCCCGGCCAGGGCGTTTTTGCAAGCGTACATCGCGCTGGACGAAAAGCGAGCTCTGGCCCTCGATCCCACCCTCGATCTCGAAGCGATCCGGATGCACCTTGGGACTATACCGGCCGTCTGTGCCGGTGGCGAACAGGCAGGACCGCTCGGCTGCCTGTCGCAGAGAGAACGCTTTTACTGGCTGATTGCCCCCCGCAGCACCGTCATCCAGATTTCTCCTTCCCACCGTGGCCTTTGCCATGATCCGGCCGCTGTGCTGGAGCACCTGCTTGAGACTATGGTGCAATCCCCACCCAAAGAAACTCTCTAG
- the ssuE gene encoding NADPH-dependent FMN reductase, with amino-acid sequence MARILAISGSPSHPSRTYSLIEHAIGLLPSGIEAEVIAVRDLPPEVLVFARFDSPALDGPKALLEQADGLIVATPIYKAAYTGLLKSFLDLLPQKALLGKAVLPIATGGTLAHLLAIDYALKPVLSELGAGHLLKGVYAVDKQIQRQADGSTVLDEEIDQRLRQSVVDLLKAIGG; translated from the coding sequence GTGGCTCGTATCCTGGCTATTTCCGGCAGCCCCTCGCACCCTTCGCGGACCTATTCTTTGATCGAGCACGCCATCGGGCTGCTGCCGTCGGGTATCGAGGCGGAGGTGATTGCCGTGCGCGATCTGCCGCCCGAGGTGCTGGTCTTTGCCCGCTTCGACAGTCCTGCTCTTGACGGGCCGAAGGCGCTGCTTGAGCAGGCGGATGGGCTGATTGTCGCGACTCCCATCTACAAGGCGGCCTACACCGGATTGCTCAAGAGTTTTTTGGACCTGCTGCCGCAAAAAGCCCTCTTGGGCAAAGCCGTACTGCCCATCGCCACCGGCGGTACGCTCGCCCATCTGCTCGCCATCGACTACGCCCTCAAACCAGTGCTGTCCGAACTGGGAGCGGGCCACCTGTTGAAGGGGGTGTACGCCGTGGACAAGCAGATCCAGCGCCAGGCCGACGGCAGCACCGTACTCGACGAAGAAATCGACCAGCGCCTGAGGCAATCGGTGGTCGATCTGCTCAAAGCGATTGGGGGATAG
- a CDS encoding FG-GAP-like repeat-containing protein: MPLGDSITEGYTVSGGYRSDLWDSLVSEGSDVDFIGSQTSGPSSLGDKNHEGHPGYFIDQIADNIGNWLPKYKPETVLLLIGTNDIEKNNDPSGAPGRLSALIDQIFALRPTTKLYVASIPPAADTTINQRALDYNAAIPGLVNGKVTQGKKIVYVDIYSALTTADLADVVHPDAEGYAKIADRWFEALRVASLAGKPKSDFSDDGQWDILWRNGANGRNTVWLMNGSARSVVVELPAVSDPNWRSAGTADFDFDGKPDILWRNTKTGANSVWLMNGTQYRAAISLPTVGDPKWQIAGAADFNFDGKPDILWRNQATGANSVWLMDGAVYRAAVTLQAVADLGWQIGGTGDFDANGTPDILWRNTATGANALWKMNGLAFLGSVSVASVSDLAWQIAGAGDFSGDGKPDILWRNTATGSNALWQMDGNAFVQSFPLEAVGDLAWQIGGPR, translated from the coding sequence ATGCCCTTGGGAGATTCGATTACCGAGGGTTATACCGTTTCGGGAGGCTACCGCAGCGATCTGTGGGACAGTCTGGTTTCTGAGGGTAGCGATGTCGATTTTATCGGTTCTCAAACGAGTGGTCCATCCAGCCTCGGCGACAAAAACCACGAGGGCCATCCCGGCTATTTTATTGATCAAATCGCGGACAATATCGGCAACTGGCTGCCAAAGTACAAGCCGGAGACGGTGCTCTTGCTCATCGGTACCAATGACATCGAAAAAAATAACGATCCCAGCGGCGCGCCGGGCCGGCTCAGTGCTCTGATCGACCAGATTTTCGCGCTGCGCCCCACGACGAAACTCTACGTCGCTTCCATCCCGCCGGCTGCCGACACTACCATCAACCAGCGGGCGCTCGATTACAACGCTGCGATTCCCGGCCTCGTGAACGGCAAAGTCACCCAGGGCAAAAAAATCGTCTACGTGGACATCTACAGCGCCCTGACCACCGCCGATCTGGCGGATGTGGTGCACCCCGACGCCGAGGGCTACGCTAAGATTGCCGATCGCTGGTTCGAGGCGCTGCGGGTTGCAAGCCTTGCAGGCAAACCCAAAAGCGATTTCAGCGACGACGGCCAATGGGACATTCTCTGGCGCAACGGTGCCAACGGCAGGAATACCGTCTGGCTGATGAACGGTTCGGCCCGCTCCGTAGTCGTGGAACTACCCGCCGTTTCAGATCCCAACTGGCGGTCGGCCGGGACGGCCGATTTCGACTTCGACGGCAAACCCGACATCCTCTGGCGCAACACCAAAACGGGAGCCAATTCTGTTTGGTTGATGAACGGGACGCAGTACCGCGCGGCTATTTCCCTGCCCACGGTGGGCGATCCGAAGTGGCAGATTGCCGGGGCTGCGGACTTCAACTTCGACGGCAAACCGGATATCCTCTGGCGCAATCAAGCCACTGGTGCCAATTCCGTCTGGTTGATGGACGGAGCAGTCTACCGGGCGGCCGTCACTTTACAGGCGGTCGCCGATCTGGGCTGGCAAATCGGTGGCACGGGCGACTTCGATGCCAACGGCACCCCGGACATCCTCTGGCGCAACACCGCCACTGGTGCCAACGCCCTCTGGAAGATGAACGGCCTCGCTTTTTTGGGCAGCGTTTCTGTGGCGTCGGTGAGCGATCTGGCCTGGCAAATCGCCGGGGCGGGTGATTTTAGCGGCGATGGCAAACCCGACATCCTCTGGCGCAACACCGCCACCGGCAGCAACGCCCTGTGGCAGATGGATGGCAACGCCTTCGTCCAATCCTTCCCGCTCGAAGCGGTGGGCGATCTAGCCTGGCAGATCGGAGGACCGCGCTGA
- a CDS encoding type II toxin-antitoxin system VapC family toxin: MDTHAFLWFVGGDPRLSDRARMAIKDLANTRLLSVASAWELAIKVSFGKLTLHVPFVELIPKQLDANAIELLPIKTEPVHAIATLPLFHRDPFDRMLVAQSLLEDAALVTTDATLDEYGVRRLW; the protein is encoded by the coding sequence TTGGATACGCATGCATTTTTGTGGTTTGTGGGTGGGGATCCCCGCCTGAGCGACCGTGCCCGAATGGCGATCAAAGATCTGGCAAACACACGGCTCTTGAGCGTGGCGAGCGCGTGGGAACTAGCCATCAAAGTGAGCTTTGGAAAACTGACCCTGCATGTCCCGTTCGTAGAGCTGATTCCCAAGCAATTGGACGCCAATGCAATCGAGCTTCTGCCTATCAAAACAGAGCCTGTGCATGCGATTGCGACATTGCCCTTATTTCATCGAGATCCTTTCGACCGGATGTTGGTAGCCCAATCCTTGCTCGAAGACGCGGCATTGGTGACTACAGATGCAACTCTGGACGAATACGGAGTCCGGCGTCTTTGGTAA
- a CDS encoding type II toxin-antitoxin system Phd/YefM family antitoxin produces the protein MYTVQISEALLQLDELLHQAAAGQEVVIVHPDGTAVRLVPVEPKGQPRFGSARELFTMADDFDKPLDDFAAYQ, from the coding sequence ATGTATACTGTGCAAATCTCTGAGGCTCTGCTGCAGCTCGATGAACTTCTGCACCAGGCCGCCGCCGGACAGGAGGTGGTCATTGTCCATCCGGACGGAACGGCAGTCCGCCTGGTCCCGGTCGAGCCCAAGGGGCAACCAAGGTTCGGCAGTGCCCGCGAGTTGTTTACGATGGCCGATGACTTTGACAAGCCGCTTGATGATTTTGCGGCCTACCAGTAA
- the lepA gene encoding translation elongation factor 4, whose amino-acid sequence MTAVPVPQIRNFSIIAHIDHGKSTLADRLLQVTGTVSDRDMTAQYLDNMDLERERGITIKLQAARMEYVADNGQKYILNLIDTPGHVDFTYEVSRSLAACEGALLVVDASQGVEAQTLANVYLALENNLEIIPVLNKIDLPGAEPERVLDEIQEIIGLDRTGAIRASAKEGIGIHDILEAIVHRIPPPADTVAEPLQALIFDSYYDAYRGVIVYFRVMSGSVKKGDKIRFMASAKEFEIDEIGVLKPFQVPVDELHAGEVGYIAAAIKLVQDARVGDTITLVANPAATPLPGYQEAMPVVFCGLYPTDSDQFEDLREALDKLSLNDAALHFEPESSGALGFGFRCGFLGLLHMEVVQERLEREYDLDLVTTAPSVVYRVNKTDGTVLDVQNPADLPPAQLRTSIEEPYVKVELIAPQEFVGTLMELCQGRRGIFKDMRYLTPTRTTLIYEIPLAEVITDFFDQMKSRSRGYASMEYQLIGYREGNLVRLDIVLNGEPVDSLSCITHADKAPEVGRQLTAKLKELIPRQQFQVPIQAAIGSKVVARENIAPLRKNVLAKCYGGDISRKKKLLEKQKKGKKRMKSIGSVDVPQEAFMAVLKLEG is encoded by the coding sequence ATGACCGCAGTCCCCGTTCCGCAGATTCGCAATTTCAGCATCATCGCCCACATCGACCACGGCAAGTCCACCCTGGCCGACCGGCTGTTGCAGGTGACCGGCACCGTGAGCGACCGGGACATGACCGCCCAGTACCTCGACAACATGGACCTGGAGCGCGAGCGGGGCATCACGATCAAGCTGCAGGCGGCCCGCATGGAGTACGTCGCCGACAACGGCCAGAAGTACATCCTCAACCTCATCGACACCCCGGGCCACGTCGATTTTACCTACGAGGTCTCGCGCTCGCTCGCCGCCTGCGAAGGGGCTTTGCTGGTGGTGGACGCGAGCCAGGGCGTCGAAGCGCAGACGCTTGCCAACGTCTATCTGGCGCTTGAGAACAACCTCGAAATTATCCCGGTGCTCAACAAGATCGACTTGCCGGGGGCAGAGCCGGAGCGCGTCCTCGACGAGATCCAAGAAATTATCGGTCTTGACCGCACCGGGGCGATTCGCGCTTCGGCCAAAGAAGGGATCGGCATCCACGACATCCTGGAGGCCATCGTCCACCGCATTCCGCCGCCCGCAGACACGGTGGCCGAGCCTTTGCAGGCTCTGATCTTCGACAGCTACTACGACGCCTACCGGGGGGTGATCGTTTACTTTCGGGTGATGAGCGGCTCGGTCAAAAAGGGCGACAAAATTCGTTTTATGGCCTCCGCTAAAGAATTTGAAATCGACGAAATCGGTGTGCTGAAGCCCTTTCAGGTGCCGGTAGATGAGCTGCACGCGGGAGAAGTGGGGTACATTGCTGCGGCCATCAAGCTGGTGCAGGATGCCCGCGTGGGCGACACGATCACCCTGGTCGCCAACCCCGCCGCCACGCCTTTGCCGGGCTATCAGGAGGCGATGCCGGTGGTCTTCTGCGGGCTCTATCCCACCGACTCCGACCAGTTCGAAGACCTGCGCGAGGCGCTCGACAAACTCAGCCTCAACGACGCGGCATTGCACTTTGAACCCGAGAGTTCGGGCGCGCTGGGATTTGGCTTTCGCTGCGGCTTTTTGGGATTGCTGCACATGGAAGTGGTCCAGGAGCGGCTGGAGCGGGAGTACGACCTGGACTTGGTCACCACCGCCCCCTCGGTCGTCTACCGGGTCAACAAGACCGACGGCACGGTACTGGATGTCCAGAACCCCGCCGACTTGCCCCCAGCCCAACTGCGCACTTCGATCGAGGAACCCTACGTCAAAGTCGAACTGATCGCCCCCCAGGAGTTCGTGGGCACGCTGATGGAGCTATGCCAGGGGCGGCGGGGAATTTTTAAGGACATGCGCTATCTCACCCCGACGCGCACCACGCTCATCTACGAGATTCCCCTGGCCGAGGTGATCACCGACTTTTTCGACCAGATGAAGTCGCGCTCGCGCGGTTACGCCTCGATGGAATACCAGCTCATCGGCTACCGCGAGGGCAACCTGGTGCGCCTCGACATCGTGCTCAACGGCGAGCCGGTCGACTCGCTCTCCTGCATCACCCACGCCGACAAAGCCCCCGAGGTCGGCCGGCAACTGACCGCCAAACTCAAAGAACTGATCCCCCGCCAGCAGTTCCAGGTGCCCATCCAGGCGGCCATCGGCTCGAAGGTGGTGGCGCGCGAAAACATCGCCCCTTTGCGCAAGAACGTGCTCGCCAAGTGCTACGGCGGCGACATCAGTCGCAAAAAAAAGCTGCTCGAAAAGCAGAAAAAAGGCAAAAAGCGCATGAAATCCATCGGCTCGGTGGACGTGCCACAAGAAGCGTTCATGGCGGTGCTTAAGCTCGAAGGCTGA
- a CDS encoding DUF952 domain-containing protein codes for MQPEECIFHITSRSGWEAARKAGIYRHRSLHSEGFIHCCRAEQLAGVRERYFGGQADLVVLTIDPARLTTTVREEDTHGRGETFPHLYGPLNLNAVVAAEADS; via the coding sequence GTGCAGCCAGAAGAGTGCATCTTCCACATTACCAGCCGCTCCGGGTGGGAGGCGGCCCGAAAAGCAGGCATCTACCGCCATCGGAGCCTGCACAGCGAAGGCTTCATCCACTGCTGCCGGGCTGAGCAACTGGCCGGGGTGCGCGAGCGCTACTTTGGGGGCCAGGCAGATCTGGTGGTACTCACCATCGACCCCGCCCGCCTCACCACCACTGTGCGCGAAGAAGACACCCACGGCCGCGGCGAGACGTTTCCACATCTTTACGGGCCGCTCAACCTCAACGCCGTCGTGGCGGCGGAAGCTGACAGCTAA
- a CDS encoding MarR family winged helix-turn-helix transcriptional regulator, with protein MPPSSARTIRAAQESFLPIVYELARAYQTFSNYSARQVRSVGLTPPQFDVISTLGNTDGMSMSKLGAKTLITKGTLTGIIDRLEEKGLVKRAVAEGNRRSFTVALTPEGEQLFEQVFPAHVAHLGVRFAGVGEAQRAQLFAALQMLRTLFA; from the coding sequence ATGCCCCCCTCCTCCGCCAGGACGATTCGAGCTGCTCAAGAAAGCTTCCTGCCCATCGTGTACGAGCTGGCCCGCGCCTACCAGACGTTTTCCAATTATTCGGCCCGGCAAGTGCGCTCGGTGGGTCTCACACCGCCCCAGTTCGATGTCATCAGCACCCTCGGCAACACCGACGGTATGAGTATGAGCAAATTGGGAGCAAAGACGCTCATCACCAAAGGTACACTCACAGGAATCATCGACCGGCTCGAAGAGAAAGGGCTGGTCAAGCGCGCCGTTGCCGAGGGCAATCGCCGCAGCTTTACCGTTGCCCTCACCCCGGAGGGAGAACAGCTTTTCGAGCAGGTATTTCCGGCCCACGTCGCCCATCTCGGGGTGCGCTTCGCGGGGGTCGGCGAAGCGCAGCGCGCTCAACTGTTTGCAGCCCTCCAAATGCTGCGCACTTTGTTCGCGTGA
- a CDS encoding AI-2E family transporter: MGQHKREAVVTRQQWAMLVVTGALAWVAYLVLGPFLPAVAWAAILTLVSWPLYQKVYEILDKRSIYAALAMTLLVSLSVILPVVLIAASLASDAIELYRTVQADGSMSLAALKESYAALGRTVAQVPVVGGQLQNWLREVDLLQVQQWLRSGAGRILTWLAGFGQAISGALVTLGLTIFTLFFLYLSGLDLVRQAREALEKLGGEPLVSLLEPLGATVRAVVLGLVLTGAAQGLLAGLGLWVAGIEIALILGVLAALLSILQIPTPVVWFPCVIWLAANGQIWQAVALFFWGALVVGTIDNFLKPLFISQGTGIPILLVFFGVLGGLLAFGTIGIVVGPVSLALLLVLWRRWTAPPQPVPQAAGQAPLPTIQEKQT; encoded by the coding sequence ATGGGACAACACAAGCGCGAGGCGGTGGTGACAAGGCAGCAGTGGGCCATGCTGGTGGTTACGGGCGCACTTGCCTGGGTGGCATACCTGGTGCTGGGTCCGTTTTTGCCGGCCGTCGCCTGGGCGGCGATCCTGACTTTGGTGAGCTGGCCGCTGTATCAGAAAGTCTACGAAATCCTCGATAAGCGCAGCATCTACGCCGCGCTCGCGATGACGCTGCTGGTGTCGCTGTCGGTGATCCTGCCGGTCGTGCTGATCGCTGCGAGCCTGGCCAGCGACGCTATTGAACTGTATCGGACCGTGCAGGCCGACGGCTCGATGAGTCTCGCGGCCCTCAAGGAGAGCTACGCCGCCCTCGGCCGGACGGTCGCCCAGGTACCTGTGGTGGGCGGCCAACTGCAAAATTGGCTGCGCGAGGTCGATCTGCTGCAAGTTCAGCAGTGGTTGCGCTCCGGGGCCGGGCGTATCCTCACCTGGCTGGCGGGGTTCGGTCAGGCAATTAGCGGTGCTCTGGTCACCCTGGGCCTGACCATTTTTACGCTGTTTTTTCTATACCTGAGCGGTCTGGACCTGGTCCGTCAGGCGCGAGAAGCGCTCGAGAAGCTTGGCGGTGAACCGCTCGTCTCGCTGCTCGAGCCGCTGGGGGCGACTGTGCGGGCGGTGGTCCTCGGGCTGGTGCTCACCGGGGCAGCCCAGGGATTGCTGGCCGGGCTTGGGCTCTGGGTGGCAGGGATCGAAATTGCCTTGATCTTGGGTGTGCTTGCGGCGCTGTTGTCAATTTTGCAGATTCCCACTCCGGTGGTCTGGTTCCCCTGCGTCATCTGGTTGGCGGCGAATGGCCAGATCTGGCAGGCCGTCGCCCTGTTTTTCTGGGGTGCACTGGTGGTGGGCACCATCGATAACTTCCTCAAGCCGCTGTTTATCAGCCAGGGTACCGGCATCCCCATCTTGCTGGTGTTCTTTGGAGTCCTGGGCGGCCTGCTTGCCTTCGGTACCATCGGTATTGTCGTCGGACCGGTGAGCCTGGCGCTGCTGTTGGTACTCTGGCGGCGCTGGACCGCACCGCCGCAACCCGTGCCCCAGGCCGCCGGGCAGGCGCCGCTGCCGACAATCCAAGAAAAACAAACTTAG
- the trpB gene encoding tryptophan synthase subunit beta, whose protein sequence is MSFTTQIVTFTAPQPLGALPDSRGRFGRFGGQYVPETLMSALAQLEAAFNQYRHDPQFLAEFAGHLRDFVGRPTPLYFAERLTTHWGGARIFLKREDLNHTGAHKINNALGQALLALRMGKRRIIAETGAGQHGVATATVCARFGLECIIYMGVHDIERQKLNVYRMKLLGAEVRPVAAGTGTLKDATSEAIRDWVTHVETTHYILGSAAGPHPYPLMVREFQAVIGRETRAQCLERFGRLPDVLVACVGGGSNAIGLFHDFVDERAVRLVGIEAAGEGIDTDKHAATLTAGRAGVLHGAMSYVLQDEQGQVQAAHSLSAGLDYPGVGPEHSHLKDIGRAEYYSVTDNAALAALALVCSTEGIIPALETAHAFAYLGTLVPPLNARQIVVLNCSGRGDKDMGTVARAMGWGEAE, encoded by the coding sequence GTGTCCTTTACAACGCAGATCGTGACTTTTACTGCCCCTCAACCCCTGGGTGCCCTGCCGGACAGCCGGGGCCGCTTCGGCCGCTTCGGCGGCCAGTACGTCCCCGAGACGCTCATGAGCGCCCTGGCCCAACTGGAAGCCGCGTTCAATCAGTATAGGCACGATCCGCAATTTCTCGCTGAGTTCGCGGGCCATCTGCGCGACTTTGTCGGCCGACCGACGCCGCTGTATTTTGCGGAGCGCCTCACGACCCACTGGGGCGGGGCGCGCATTTTCCTCAAGCGCGAAGATCTCAACCACACCGGCGCCCACAAAATTAACAATGCCCTGGGGCAGGCGCTGTTGGCGTTGCGCATGGGCAAGCGTCGGATCATCGCCGAGACCGGCGCCGGCCAGCATGGGGTGGCGACAGCCACAGTCTGTGCCCGCTTTGGCCTGGAGTGCATCATCTACATGGGTGTGCACGACATCGAGCGTCAGAAGCTCAACGTCTACCGCATGAAGCTGTTGGGAGCTGAGGTGCGCCCGGTGGCCGCAGGCACGGGCACCCTCAAAGACGCCACCTCCGAGGCGATCCGCGACTGGGTGACCCACGTCGAAACCACCCACTACATCCTCGGTTCCGCCGCCGGTCCCCATCCGTACCCTTTGATGGTGCGCGAATTTCAGGCGGTGATTGGCCGCGAGACCCGCGCCCAGTGTCTGGAGCGCTTCGGCCGTCTGCCGGATGTGCTGGTGGCCTGCGTGGGTGGCGGCTCCAACGCCATCGGCCTGTTTCACGATTTTGTGGACGAACGGGCGGTGCGCCTGGTGGGCATCGAGGCAGCCGGCGAAGGGATCGACACCGACAAACACGCCGCCACCCTCACCGCCGGCCGGGCCGGGGTGCTGCACGGGGCGATGAGCTATGTGCTGCAAGACGAGCAGGGCCAGGTGCAAGCAGCCCATTCGCTCAGCGCCGGGCTCGATTATCCCGGTGTCGGCCCCGAGCACAGCCATCTCAAAGATATCGGCCGCGCCGAATATTACAGCGTCACCGACAATGCAGCCCTCGCGGCCCTCGCGCTGGTGTGCTCCACCGAGGGGATCATCCCTGCTCTGGAGACGGCCCATGCCTTCGCTTATCTGGGTACCCTCGTCCCCCCACTGAATGCGCGGCAGATCGTCGTGCTCAACTGCTCGGGGCGCGGCGACAAGGACATGGGCACCGTCGCCCGCGCCATGGGCTGGGGGGAGGCGGAGTAA